The proteins below are encoded in one region of Acidimicrobiales bacterium:
- a CDS encoding chorismate mutase, producing the protein MGEPQAPSAGELGDIRHKIDDVDRRLVALLAERAQLVEDVVHFKRAHHMAVVDRGREDRMLARIADVAKDAGLDPRVAQQVLRTIIDGFTLLEVEELGPDT; encoded by the coding sequence ATGGGCGAACCTCAAGCGCCGAGCGCCGGCGAACTGGGCGACATCCGGCACAAGATCGATGACGTCGACCGCCGGCTGGTCGCGTTGCTGGCAGAACGGGCCCAACTTGTCGAAGACGTCGTGCACTTCAAGCGTGCACACCATATGGCCGTGGTGGATCGAGGTCGCGAGGATCGGATGCTGGCTCGGATCGCGGACGTGGCCAAGGATGCAGGCCTGGATCCCCGAGTCGCTCAGCAGGTATTGCGGACGATCATCGACGGTTTCACACTTCTCGAGGTTGAGGAGTTGGGCCCAGACACGTGA
- a CDS encoding PAC2 family protein yields MEPLRWQRRPSLRRPIFVVAFEGWNDAGDASTIALEYLAREWGAERFATIDAEEFYDFTVTRPHVRLDEDGVRQIDWPDIELSAASVPAGKHDLVVLKGVEPQLRWKSFCKTVVEAADEVRAEMAVILGALLADVPHTRPIRVSGTTDDRDLADRLGLVAPSYEGPTGIVGVLHDSFRSAGIPAASFWAAVPHYVHQIPSPKAALALVERSAALFGATLDAGDLRRAAADWEREVSERVADDEEASAYVAQLEDSEDPDGATEFGIDRLRMGNIDDLAAEVERYLRQHRPQD; encoded by the coding sequence ATGGAGCCGCTGCGATGGCAGCGCAGGCCGAGCCTGCGACGCCCCATCTTCGTCGTCGCCTTCGAGGGCTGGAACGACGCCGGGGACGCGTCGACCATCGCTCTCGAGTATCTCGCCCGTGAGTGGGGTGCCGAGCGGTTCGCGACGATCGACGCCGAGGAGTTCTACGACTTCACCGTGACGCGACCTCACGTGCGTTTGGACGAGGATGGTGTCCGGCAGATCGACTGGCCGGACATCGAACTGTCGGCGGCAAGCGTTCCCGCTGGAAAGCACGACTTGGTCGTCCTGAAGGGGGTCGAGCCGCAGCTTCGATGGAAGTCATTCTGCAAGACCGTCGTAGAGGCTGCAGACGAGGTGCGGGCCGAGATGGCGGTGATCCTCGGCGCGCTTCTGGCCGATGTGCCGCACACAAGGCCTATCCGGGTTTCCGGGACCACCGACGACCGCGACCTCGCCGATCGGCTCGGCCTCGTCGCACCTTCTTACGAAGGACCGACCGGCATCGTCGGTGTTCTGCACGACTCATTCCGGTCTGCCGGCATACCAGCTGCATCCTTCTGGGCCGCGGTACCCCACTACGTGCACCAGATCCCGTCCCCGAAGGCGGCGCTGGCGCTCGTCGAGCGATCCGCTGCGCTCTTCGGCGCCACGCTCGACGCCGGCGACCTCCGCCGGGCCGCCGCTGACTGGGAGCGCGAGGTAAGCGAACGGGTCGCCGACGACGAAGAAGCCTCGGCGTACGTCGCGCAGCTGGAGGACTCCGAAGACCCTGACGGGGCCACCGAGTTCGGGATCGACCGGCTCCGGATGGGCAACATCGACGACCTGGCCGCCGAGGTCGAGCGATACCTCCGCCAG
- a CDS encoding MFS transporter — protein MPRRLFVDLKPIRHSRDFRFLFSGQLISTLGSQLTVVAVPYQVYRMTHSSLNVGLISLAQLIPLVIFSMVGGTLSDTHDRRRVLIATELLMALTSSGLAINGSMTGPALWPLFVLSAASGALAGFDRPAFNASIPRMVLADDLASAYALWQVQLQVGTVVGPAVAGVLLSSAGLATVYWIDVATFVVSFASVAAFGPQKPLAGAGRAGWKSIAEGARYLRGRQVIQGVYLLDIDAMVFGMPRALFPALGLGAFHGGAKAVGYLYAAPGAGALAGALMTGWVNLVRRQGLAVIIAVIMWGAAITAFGLVHVLWIALVLLALAGWSDVVSAVFRNTILQSAIPDSLRGRLSAIQIAVVQGGPRLGDLESGAVAQGVGVRFSVVSGGIACIAGAMVLAAVLPGFRKQERGYREVAPATG, from the coding sequence ATGCCACGGCGGCTGTTCGTCGATCTGAAGCCAATCAGGCACTCGCGAGACTTCCGTTTCCTCTTCTCCGGCCAGTTGATCTCAACGCTCGGCAGCCAGCTAACCGTGGTGGCGGTGCCGTACCAGGTGTACCGGATGACCCACTCCTCCTTGAACGTGGGACTAATTAGCCTTGCGCAGCTGATCCCACTCGTGATCTTTTCGATGGTCGGCGGGACGTTGTCAGACACCCACGACCGCCGCCGGGTCCTTATCGCCACCGAGTTGCTGATGGCGCTGACCAGCTCGGGCCTGGCCATAAACGGATCGATGACCGGCCCCGCGCTGTGGCCGCTTTTCGTTCTGTCCGCCGCGTCCGGGGCACTCGCAGGCTTCGACCGTCCGGCTTTCAACGCGTCGATCCCGAGGATGGTCTTGGCGGACGACTTGGCTTCCGCGTACGCGCTATGGCAAGTCCAGCTTCAAGTTGGAACCGTCGTCGGACCCGCAGTCGCTGGCGTTCTTCTGTCGAGTGCCGGACTCGCCACCGTCTACTGGATCGACGTGGCGACATTTGTTGTTTCCTTCGCCTCGGTGGCGGCGTTCGGTCCGCAGAAGCCGCTGGCAGGCGCCGGCCGCGCGGGTTGGAAGTCGATCGCGGAGGGCGCTCGTTACCTGCGCGGACGCCAGGTGATCCAGGGTGTCTACCTGCTCGACATCGACGCGATGGTCTTCGGGATGCCAAGGGCGCTGTTCCCGGCTCTCGGCCTCGGTGCGTTTCACGGAGGAGCGAAAGCCGTGGGATACCTGTACGCAGCTCCGGGCGCCGGCGCCCTCGCCGGGGCGCTCATGACCGGTTGGGTGAACCTGGTTCGCCGTCAGGGCCTCGCGGTGATAATCGCGGTGATTATGTGGGGAGCGGCGATCACCGCGTTCGGCTTGGTGCACGTCCTATGGATCGCCTTGGTTCTGCTCGCGCTCGCGGGCTGGTCCGATGTGGTGTCCGCCGTGTTCCGTAACACGATCCTGCAGAGCGCGATCCCCGACTCGCTGCGCGGCCGATTGTCGGCTATCCAGATCGCGGTGGTCCAGGGCGGGCCACGCCTCGGGGATCTCGAATCCGGGGCGGTAGCTCAAGGGGTTGGTGTTCGCTTCTCGGTCGTATCCGGCGGTATCGCGTGCATCGCCGGTGCGATGGTGCTGGCAGCCGTGTTGCCGGGGTTCCGCAAGCAGGAGCGGGGTTACCGGGAGGTGGCGCCGGCCACGGGCTGA
- a CDS encoding SDR family oxidoreductase, translating to MAIVTGSSSGIGAEIARHLAKEDARVVVNSRRSVEAGRAVAKEVGGVYRQADVAEPDAARAFVANVVAEFGRLDILINNAGTTEVIPHADLEAATPEIWARLYATNVIAPFVLATAAVPHLKNAPSGGVIINIGSLAGVRQVGSSIPYAASKAALHHQTRLLAAVLGPEIRVNAVAPGLVDTPWTADWHEVRAGVSAISPMKRSAQPEDVAHLVLAQVTSSLVTGEVWVLDSGMKLVH from the coding sequence GTGGCCATTGTCACTGGCTCGAGCAGTGGGATCGGTGCAGAGATCGCCCGGCACCTGGCGAAGGAGGATGCCCGGGTGGTCGTCAACTCGCGGAGATCAGTGGAAGCCGGCCGGGCGGTCGCCAAGGAAGTCGGCGGCGTGTACCGCCAGGCCGACGTCGCCGAACCCGACGCGGCCCGAGCGTTCGTCGCGAATGTGGTAGCCGAGTTCGGGCGGTTGGACATCCTGATCAACAACGCCGGAACGACGGAGGTCATCCCCCACGCAGACCTCGAGGCGGCCACGCCGGAGATATGGGCGAGGCTCTATGCGACAAACGTCATCGCCCCGTTCGTGCTGGCGACAGCCGCCGTACCGCACCTCAAGAACGCACCCTCCGGTGGCGTGATCATCAACATCGGATCTCTGGCGGGAGTGCGTCAGGTGGGTTCCTCCATCCCCTACGCGGCCAGCAAGGCGGCCCTGCATCACCAGACCCGGCTGCTGGCGGCCGTGCTTGGCCCCGAGATCAGGGTCAACGCGGTTGCTCCGGGACTGGTGGACACGCCCTGGACGGCGGACTGGCATGAGGTGCGCGCCGGCGTCTCAGCTATATCACCAATGAAGAGATCAGCACAGCCGGAGGACGTCGCCCATCTGGTCCTGGCTCAGGTCACTTCTTCGCTGGTGACCGGGGAGGTGTGGGTACTCGACAGCGGGATGAAGCTGGTCCACTAG
- a CDS encoding GNAT family N-acetyltransferase, with protein MVVVEAVKEATPEIAAAITRLLPLLSQSAAPPTLAQVAEIVDSPTTTVFVARDGDGGEIVGTLTLVVFRIPSGIRAWIEDVIVAEEARGQGCGESLNRAALEAAQAAGARTVELTSRPSREAANRLYRRIGFVERETNVYRYTLEPDVP; from the coding sequence GTGGTCGTCGTCGAAGCGGTCAAGGAAGCAACCCCGGAGATCGCCGCAGCTATAACCCGGTTGCTCCCACTTCTATCTCAGTCAGCAGCGCCGCCCACGCTCGCGCAGGTCGCCGAGATCGTCGACTCGCCAACTACCACCGTGTTCGTTGCCAGAGACGGCGACGGGGGCGAGATCGTGGGAACCCTGACATTGGTGGTGTTCAGGATCCCCAGCGGCATCCGGGCGTGGATCGAAGACGTCATCGTCGCCGAAGAGGCGAGGGGCCAAGGTTGCGGGGAGTCGTTGAACCGAGCAGCGCTCGAAGCGGCGCAGGCCGCCGGAGCAAGGACGGTGGAACTCACCTCACGACCATCCCGGGAGGCCGCGAACCGGCTCTACCGGCGGATCGGCTTCGTCGAACGGGAGACCAACGTCTACAGGTACACGCTGGAGCCAGACGTCCCGTGA